Proteins encoded in a region of the Dorea longicatena genome:
- a CDS encoding regulatory protein RecX, with amino-acid sequence MTVTKIEPLSKTRYKVYLDGQFAFTLYKGELSRYHIAEESVIEDDIYDSLQQIITKRAKLRAMHLLSDMGRTESKLRTKLKQGGYAEDAVEAAIRYVKSFGYINDVEYARSFIDSRKERKSKKELYAALVQKGVSSEIVEQVFEEADYGEEDSRQAIEALMRKRNYNPETADAKEKQKMMGYLMRKGFSYQDVRNVLQVCE; translated from the coding sequence ATGACGGTTACGAAGATCGAACCGCTGTCAAAGACGAGATATAAAGTATATTTAGACGGACAGTTTGCTTTTACATTGTATAAGGGCGAACTGTCCCGTTATCATATAGCGGAAGAATCTGTGATCGAAGACGATATCTATGACAGTCTTCAGCAGATTATTACCAAAAGGGCGAAGCTCCGGGCAATGCATCTGCTTTCTGATATGGGAAGAACGGAATCGAAGCTTCGGACTAAATTGAAACAGGGCGGTTATGCGGAAGATGCAGTTGAGGCGGCAATCCGGTATGTGAAGTCATTTGGTTATATTAATGATGTGGAATATGCGAGAAGTTTTATTGACAGCAGGAAGGAACGGAAAAGCAAAAAAGAACTCTATGCGGCACTTGTGCAAAAAGGCGTTTCATCAGAAATTGTAGAACAGGTATTTGAAGAAGCGGACTACGGGGAGGAAGATTCCAGACAGGCGATCGAAGCGCTGATGCGGAAACGAAATTATAACCCGGAAACAGCGGATGCGAAGGAAAAGCAGAAAATGATGGGCTATCTGATGCGTAAAGGATTCAGTTATCAGGATGTCCGCAATGTGTTACAAGTTTGCGAGTGA